A section of the Prionailurus bengalensis isolate Pbe53 chromosome C2, Fcat_Pben_1.1_paternal_pri, whole genome shotgun sequence genome encodes:
- the CSTB gene encoding cystatin-B: MMCGAPSATQPATAETQAIADQVKPQLEEQENKKYTTFKAVEFRSQVVAGRNYFIKVQVDDDEFVHIRVFQSLPHENKPLALSSYQTHKARHDELAYF; encoded by the exons ATGATGTGCGGGGCGCCCTCCGCCACTCAGCCCGCCACGGCCGAGACCCAGGCCATCGCCGACCAG GTGAAGCCCCAGCTAGAGGAGCAGGAGAATAAGAAGTACACTACCTTTAAGGCGGTGGAGTTCAGGAGCCAGGTGGTCGCAGGGAGGAACTACTTCATCAAG GTTCAAGTCGACGATGATGAGTTTGTGCACATTCGAGTGTTTCAGAGTCTCCCGCACGAAAACAAACCCTTGGCCTTGTCCAGCTATCAGACCCACAAAGCCAGGCACGACGAACTGGCGTATTTCTAG